Part of the Sphaerochaeta associata genome is shown below.
CATGGCCTCAAGGTGCTGGGTTTCACCGAGCACTGCCCCGTACCCGACTCGCGCTGGGCCAGGACCCGTATGGATTATGAACAGATGCCTCTCTATGAGCAGGACGTTCGTGATGCACGGCAGAATACTCCGCTCACGGTACTCACCGCATATGAATGTGACTACCTTCCTCAGTACCAAAGCTACTATGAAGAGCTGAAAGCAAAAACCGACTACCTCATTTGTTCCATTCATGACCTTAGCTTTGACATGGATCGTGAGTACTCGGTGTTTTGGAACACCTTGACAAAGGAGGACCTTGCTCTCTATACCGACCTCTATTGCAAGGCCTTGCAGTCGGGGCTCTTCCTCTTTGGTGCACACCCTGATGTCTTTGCCTACAACTACCATGTTTGGGATGATGAGGCAAAAGCGTGTTCGAAAGCAATTATCGAGTGCGCCGCAAGTTCGGGTGTCGCCTTGGAGATCAACTCCAACGGCATGCGCAAGCGCAAGGTCAAGACAGCACAGGGCGAACGCTATGCCTACCCGATCCTTCCCTTTTGGCAGTTGGCAAGTGAATATCCCGTTACAGTGGTAACCAACAGTGATGCACATAAGCCCAGTGAAATCTGGGCCGGCCTCGACAAGGTGGTTTCATTCTCTCAGGAGGCAGGAATTACCTTGGCCGACTACACGCTGCAGAATGGCGTAGTTTCCCTGGGTACATGAAAAAGGGACAGGGGGCACACTCCCCCTGTCCCGGCATAATACGATGGACATCCACGTATTATACGAGGTTCAGTGATGTAAGGAACTCTTTTGCCACCTGCTCCACGGCTTTCCCTTCCACGTCGACAAGATAGTTGAGTTCAGTCATCGTTGCATCGTCAAGCTTGCCTGCAAGCATGTTCAGTACACTCTTCAGCTCGGGGTGCTTGTCCAGGACCTCCTTGCGTACAATCGGTGCGGCATGGTAGGGAGGGAAGAATCCAAGGTCGTCCTCAAGAATCTTCAGGCTGTACTGCTTGATCGGGCCGTCGGTGGCAAAAGCGTCGGTGACATCCATGTCGCCGCGTCCGATGGCCTGGTACTTGAGCGAGGCGTTGAGCTTCATCGGTTCGCCCTTGAAATTGAGGCCGTACATCTCAACCAGTCCGTCAAAGCCGTCCTGCCGGTCGAAGAACTCATGTTCTGCACCGAATACCATTTCACCGGCATACGGGATCAGGTCGCTGTAGGTTTCCACCCCGTACTTCTCATAGACTTCAGGCGTAACGGCAAGGGTATAGGTATTGTTGAACCCAAACGGTTCGAGCCATACGATATCCCACTGCTTCACAAACTCTTCACTTACGATTCTATAGGACTCATCGGGATCGTTGACCACATCCATTTTCAGGTGGGCGGTCAGACCGGTGCCGGTATATTCGGGATAGAGGTCGATCTGGTTGTTCTTGATCGCATTGAAGTTGACGAATGTACCGCCGAGGTTGAGTTTTCGGTTCACCTTCAAGTCGGTGTGTGTCTCTACAAGCTGAGAGAGCATTTCTGCAATGACGATGTTCTCGCCGAAGTCCTTCGATCCGATGGTGATGCTGTCATTCTTGGCGCAACCGGTGAAAAACAGGATTGCGGCCAAGGCCAGGGTCAGTACAATGGTGATTTTGGTTCTTTTCTTATGCATATTTCTCAATACTCCTTAACGTGCGTGTTTTTGTAATCGTTTCTCGGCTTTTCCCATGCCCCAATCGAAGATGAGGGCGATGACGACCACCGGAATTGCTCCAAGCAGAATCCTGTCCATATTGCGCTGTTGGATTCCACGGTAGATGATGTATCCCAACCCTCCGCTTCCGATGAGCACCCCCATCACGGCGATGGAGAGTGAATTGACCAAGGCTACCTTAAGGCCGCCGAAGATCATGGGAATGGAGAGGGGAATCTCGACCTTCACCAACCGCTGCTGCCGACTCATTCCCATGCCTCGTGCAGCATCGATGATGTAGGGAGGCAGTTCGGTCAGTGAGGTATAGGTGTTGCGGATGATGGGAAGCAGGGCATACAGCACCAGTGCCACTCCCATGGTGAGGTCTCCGAGTCCGAAGATGATCATCAACAGGGCCAGCAAGGCAAGCGAAGGTATGGTCTGGATGATCTCGGCAATGCCGATGATGTACCTTCCCACCCTCGGTTTCCAATAGGAGAGGACTCCCAATGCGATGCCGATGATGGCTGCGAAGACCATCGAAATTGCTACTATGGTCAGGTGTTCTGCGATTGCAGTCATAAGCTCATTCATGCGTTCCTCCTGAGCCCGCGCGGGGTGATGAGCTTTTGTACGAGGCCGATGAGGGCGCTGAAAGCAAAAGCCAGGATGGCGGAAGGTATGGCACCGGCCAGGATGTAGTCGGTGTTGTACGTGGCCAGACCCGTCCAGATCCAGTCACCCAAACCACCTGCTCCGATCATGCCGGCCA
Proteins encoded:
- a CDS encoding histidinol-phosphatase; translated protein: MKAQTYSQEVVNLHTHSFYCGHGSGQIREYAQAAVEHGLKVLGFTEHCPVPDSRWARTRMDYEQMPLYEQDVRDARQNTPLTVLTAYECDYLPQYQSYYEELKAKTDYLICSIHDLSFDMDREYSVFWNTLTKEDLALYTDLYCKALQSGLFLFGAHPDVFAYNYHVWDDEAKACSKAIIECAASSGVALEINSNGMRKRKVKTAQGERYAYPILPFWQLASEYPVTVVTNSDAHKPSEIWAGLDKVVSFSQEAGITLADYTLQNGVVSLGT
- a CDS encoding glycine betaine ABC transporter substrate-binding protein — its product is MHKKRTKITIVLTLALAAILFFTGCAKNDSITIGSKDFGENIVIAEMLSQLVETHTDLKVNRKLNLGGTFVNFNAIKNNQIDLYPEYTGTGLTAHLKMDVVNDPDESYRIVSEEFVKQWDIVWLEPFGFNNTYTLAVTPEVYEKYGVETYSDLIPYAGEMVFGAEHEFFDRQDGFDGLVEMYGLNFKGEPMKLNASLKYQAIGRGDMDVTDAFATDGPIKQYSLKILEDDLGFFPPYHAAPIVRKEVLDKHPELKSVLNMLAGKLDDATMTELNYLVDVEGKAVEQVAKEFLTSLNLV
- a CDS encoding ABC transporter permease, encoding MNELMTAIAEHLTIVAISMVFAAIIGIALGVLSYWKPRVGRYIIGIAEIIQTIPSLALLALLMIIFGLGDLTMGVALVLYALLPIIRNTYTSLTELPPYIIDAARGMGMSRQQRLVKVEIPLSIPMIFGGLKVALVNSLSIAVMGVLIGSGGLGYIIYRGIQQRNMDRILLGAIPVVVIALIFDWGMGKAEKRLQKHAR